From Hartmannibacter diazotrophicus, a single genomic window includes:
- a CDS encoding TIGR01459 family HAD-type hydrolase, producing the protein MTASDSIDILSGLSPIADRYDGIICDVWGVLHNGVIGYAAASEALATFRKTTGRPVVLLTNAPRPAALVADILDGFGVSREAYDSIVTSGDVAREAIEEKIDVPAFFIGPERDLPLFSDLSPNLVDEAEADLILCTGLFDDDVETPDDYRDRLQVLASRGATMICANPDIVVERGDRLIYCAGALAQLYAELGGPTIMVGKPYKPVYDAALARISGHAGKALAFDRLLAIGDALATDVRGGWGQGMDVLLVTAGIHAADFGPVETPDPEKIAKRLAIEGLAAVAAVPRLRW; encoded by the coding sequence GTGACCGCCAGCGACAGCATCGACATTCTTTCCGGCCTCAGCCCGATCGCGGACCGATATGACGGGATCATCTGCGACGTGTGGGGCGTGCTGCACAACGGCGTCATCGGCTATGCGGCGGCAAGCGAGGCGCTCGCGACCTTCCGCAAGACGACGGGCCGTCCGGTGGTGCTCCTGACCAACGCGCCGCGGCCGGCCGCTCTCGTCGCCGACATCCTCGACGGCTTCGGCGTCTCGCGGGAGGCCTATGACAGCATCGTCACGTCGGGCGACGTGGCGCGCGAGGCCATCGAGGAAAAGATCGACGTGCCGGCCTTCTTCATCGGGCCGGAACGGGACCTGCCGCTTTTCTCGGATCTGTCGCCAAACCTTGTCGATGAAGCGGAGGCCGATCTGATCCTCTGCACCGGCCTTTTCGACGACGACGTCGAAACGCCGGACGACTACCGCGACCGGCTGCAGGTTCTTGCGAGCCGCGGCGCGACGATGATCTGCGCCAATCCCGATATCGTCGTGGAACGGGGCGACCGCCTGATCTACTGCGCCGGGGCGCTCGCCCAGCTTTATGCCGAACTCGGCGGCCCGACGATCATGGTCGGCAAGCCCTACAAGCCGGTCTATGACGCGGCGCTTGCACGGATCAGCGGCCATGCCGGCAAGGCACTTGCCTTCGACCGGCTGCTCGCCATCGGCGATGCGCTCGCCACCGACGTGCGCGGTGGCTGGGGACAGGGGATGGATGTGCTGCTGGTGACCGCCGGCATCCATGCGGCGGATTTCGGTCCGGTGGAGACACCCGACCCGGAGAAGATCGCGAAGCGGCTGGCGATCGAGGGACTTGCCGCCGTCGCCGCCGTTCCGCGCCTGAGGTGGTAA
- a CDS encoding putative bifunctional diguanylate cyclase/phosphodiesterase — translation MHRLLTFIGLDSGETDVLRAQLETSTKQIPVLYFLLIVNCWALSSSFMNLAPLWLTITLPALLTVLSGARFVFWLRVRHRRVPDDRILKQLLGTVVIAAVLSACFVTWALALFPYGDVRAQDHVTFFIGITVVSCIFSLLHFLQAALTVTAVVIPAYVIYLLRTGDPTLHAIAINQFLVTIAMVNILIVGSRDFAQRVRSQVEATRLSEENARLANRDSLTDLPNRRQFFSTLEALLDRPDAGRRRFIVGVADLDGFKAVNDRYGHSAGDQILVEASRRLAEIEGLFVARLGGDEFGLVIDAELGDEAIMDEGRRICECLALPYDMPGIYARIAGSIGFAAAPDAGRSAEVLYERADYALYHAKASERGKPVLFSEHHERQIRQRSIVEQCLLGADLERELELRFQPMIDITTNRPIAFEALARWTSPEIGSVPPDVFIAAAERIDLIGTMTHVLFAKALEAMRQWPDDIRLSFNLSARDISSTEMVLKIIDMLQRSGLPPSQIDLEVTETSLVADFDSARQSLQALKLMGVRIALDDFGIGYSSLSYVHRLPLDKVKVDRSFMRDLETRTESRKLLKSVIDLCRSLDIGCVAEGVETADQVAILTSLGCTTMQGYYFARPMTGTEVHAFIAATCNDRGAGLRSWG, via the coding sequence ATGCACCGACTCCTGACATTTATCGGGCTCGACAGCGGCGAAACGGACGTTCTGCGCGCGCAGTTGGAAACCTCGACCAAGCAGATTCCGGTTCTCTATTTCCTTCTGATCGTCAATTGCTGGGCACTTTCATCGTCGTTTATGAATCTTGCGCCCCTGTGGCTGACCATCACGCTGCCCGCCCTGCTGACGGTCCTCAGCGGCGCGCGCTTCGTCTTCTGGCTGAGGGTGCGGCATCGGCGCGTCCCCGACGACCGGATTTTGAAGCAGCTTCTTGGAACCGTTGTCATCGCCGCCGTTCTGAGCGCATGCTTCGTGACTTGGGCGCTCGCCCTGTTTCCCTACGGCGATGTCCGCGCCCAGGACCACGTCACCTTTTTCATCGGCATCACCGTCGTCAGCTGCATCTTCAGCCTGCTGCACTTTCTCCAGGCTGCCCTGACGGTCACGGCCGTGGTGATCCCCGCCTATGTGATCTATCTGCTCCGGACGGGCGATCCGACCCTCCACGCCATCGCGATCAACCAGTTCCTCGTGACGATCGCCATGGTCAACATCCTGATCGTGGGATCGCGGGATTTCGCCCAGCGCGTCCGCAGCCAGGTGGAGGCGACGCGCCTCAGCGAGGAAAACGCCCGCCTTGCCAACCGCGACAGCCTGACCGACCTGCCAAACAGGCGCCAGTTCTTCTCCACCCTCGAAGCTCTGCTCGACCGTCCGGATGCCGGCCGGCGCCGCTTCATCGTCGGCGTCGCCGATCTCGACGGCTTCAAGGCCGTGAACGACCGCTACGGCCACAGCGCCGGCGACCAGATCCTGGTCGAGGCGAGCCGGCGCCTTGCCGAAATCGAGGGGCTTTTCGTGGCGCGGCTCGGCGGTGACGAATTCGGTCTCGTCATCGATGCCGAACTCGGCGACGAGGCGATCATGGACGAAGGCCGGCGCATCTGCGAATGCCTGGCCCTGCCCTACGACATGCCGGGGATCTATGCGCGCATCGCCGGGTCCATCGGCTTTGCCGCCGCGCCGGATGCCGGCCGGAGCGCGGAAGTGCTCTACGAGCGCGCCGACTACGCGCTCTATCACGCCAAGGCCAGCGAACGGGGCAAGCCCGTGCTCTTCTCCGAGCATCACGAGCGGCAAATCCGGCAAAGAAGCATCGTCGAGCAGTGCCTTCTCGGTGCGGATCTGGAGCGGGAACTGGAACTGCGTTTCCAGCCCATGATCGACATCACCACCAACAGGCCCATCGCCTTCGAGGCCCTTGCCCGCTGGACGAGCCCCGAAATCGGATCGGTCCCGCCCGACGTCTTCATCGCGGCGGCCGAGCGCATCGATCTCATCGGCACGATGACGCATGTCCTCTTTGCCAAGGCTCTCGAGGCCATGCGCCAATGGCCGGACGACATCAGGCTGTCGTTCAACCTCTCCGCCCGCGATATCTCCAGCACCGAGATGGTTCTGAAAATCATCGACATGCTCCAGCGCAGCGGGCTTCCACCGAGCCAGATCGACCTGGAGGTCACGGAGACATCGCTCGTCGCCGATTTCGACAGCGCCCGCCAGTCGCTGCAGGCGCTGAAACTGATGGGCGTGAGGATCGCGCTCGACGACTTCGGTATCGGCTACTCGAGCCTGAGCTATGTCCATCGCCTGCCGCTCGACAAGGTCAAGGTCGACCGCAGCTTCATGCGCGATCTGGAGACAAGGACGGAAAGCCGCAAGCTCCTCAAGAGCGTCATCGATCTTTGCCGCTCGCTGGATATCGGCTGCGTGGCCGAAGGCGTCGAGACGGCCGATCAGGTCGCCATTCTGACGAGCCTCGGCTGCACGACGATGCAGGGCTATTACTTTGCCCGGCCGATGACCGGGACCGAAGTGCATGCCTTCATTGCCGCGACCTGCAACGACAGGGGCGCGGGCCTGCGCAGCTGGGGTTGA
- the mutL gene encoding DNA mismatch repair endonuclease MutL, whose protein sequence is MPVRQLSETTINRIAAGEVVERPASVVKELVENSVDAGARRIEIVTAGGGKTLIRVADDGAGMERGDLLLAVERHCTSKLTEDDLLDIRTLGFRGEALPSIGSVAELQVETRNAAEPHGWSLTVSVGRKSELRPAGLSGGTRVEVRNLFFATPARLKFLKSDRAETAAITDMVKRLALAAPHVRFTLAGADRKTLDFPAEPENGDGRVRIAQVMGEDFVENAIPIDAEREGVRLTGFIGLGTYQKANSLSQFLFVNGRSVRDKMLLGAVRAGYTDVMASDRYPAVVLFIDIDPHQVDVNVHPTKADVRFRDSGLLRGLLVGALRAAHVAAGHRASSTHGSATIAALAASVAGNRRAEGFSPHTGQGGAGWMRSEAGAARPATPFDWRQSLDRPLPDGSGSEVGEELAIAEKLPERVFGFAEIAQPTADTRPHLAEPDVDRLSRPLGAPRAQIHETYIVAQTEEGLVIVDQHAAHERLVYERLKAAFAGRVTTQMLLIPEIVDLEEAACDRLLERAEEFAALGLVIEPFGPGAVAVRETPALLGKADVAGLLRDMADEIAEWDRATRLAEKLDHVAATMACHGSVRAGRRLRVEEMDALLREMEATPSSGQCNHGRPTFVSLKLSDIERLFGRR, encoded by the coding sequence ATGCCCGTCCGTCAACTGTCCGAGACAACGATCAACCGCATCGCGGCGGGCGAGGTCGTGGAGCGCCCCGCAAGCGTCGTCAAGGAGCTTGTCGAGAACTCCGTGGACGCTGGCGCACGGCGCATCGAGATCGTCACCGCCGGCGGCGGCAAGACCCTGATCCGTGTCGCCGACGACGGCGCCGGCATGGAGCGCGGCGACCTGCTGCTGGCTGTCGAGCGGCACTGCACCTCCAAGCTGACCGAGGACGACCTCCTCGATATCCGGACACTGGGCTTTCGCGGCGAGGCCTTGCCCTCCATCGGCTCGGTCGCCGAACTCCAGGTGGAAACGCGCAACGCCGCGGAGCCGCACGGCTGGTCCCTCACGGTGAGCGTCGGCCGCAAGAGCGAGCTGCGTCCCGCCGGCCTTTCGGGCGGCACGCGCGTCGAGGTCCGCAATCTCTTCTTCGCAACACCCGCCCGCCTCAAGTTCCTGAAATCCGACAGGGCCGAAACGGCGGCGATCACCGATATGGTCAAGCGCCTCGCGCTGGCAGCGCCCCATGTGCGCTTCACGCTCGCCGGTGCGGACCGCAAGACGCTCGATTTTCCTGCCGAGCCCGAGAATGGTGACGGCCGAGTGCGCATCGCCCAGGTCATGGGTGAGGACTTCGTCGAAAACGCCATCCCCATTGACGCCGAGCGCGAGGGCGTTCGCCTCACCGGCTTCATTGGTCTTGGAACCTACCAGAAGGCCAATTCGCTTTCGCAGTTCCTGTTCGTCAACGGCCGTTCCGTGCGCGACAAGATGCTGCTTGGTGCGGTCCGGGCCGGCTATACGGACGTGATGGCCTCCGATCGCTATCCGGCTGTCGTGCTCTTCATCGACATCGATCCGCATCAGGTCGACGTCAACGTTCATCCGACGAAGGCCGACGTGCGGTTCCGCGACTCCGGACTGTTGCGCGGTCTTCTCGTCGGCGCTCTTCGGGCAGCGCATGTCGCCGCCGGACACAGAGCCTCGTCGACCCACGGCAGCGCCACGATTGCCGCCCTTGCGGCCTCCGTCGCCGGCAACCGGAGGGCGGAGGGCTTTTCCCCGCATACCGGACAGGGCGGGGCCGGCTGGATGAGGAGCGAGGCAGGAGCGGCGCGCCCGGCAACTCCCTTCGACTGGCGCCAGTCGCTCGACCGGCCCCTGCCGGACGGATCGGGGAGTGAAGTCGGCGAAGAACTGGCGATCGCGGAAAAGCTCCCGGAACGGGTATTCGGTTTTGCGGAAATCGCCCAGCCGACCGCCGATACGCGGCCGCATCTAGCCGAACCGGATGTCGATCGCCTGTCGCGCCCGCTGGGTGCCCCCCGCGCCCAGATTCACGAGACCTATATCGTCGCCCAGACGGAAGAGGGGCTCGTGATCGTCGACCAGCACGCTGCCCACGAGAGGCTCGTCTACGAGCGGCTGAAGGCTGCCTTCGCCGGACGGGTCACGACACAGATGCTCCTGATTCCCGAAATCGTCGATCTGGAAGAGGCTGCCTGCGACCGCCTCCTGGAACGGGCGGAAGAGTTCGCGGCCCTCGGCCTCGTCATCGAGCCTTTCGGACCCGGCGCCGTCGCCGTGCGGGAAACGCCGGCCCTCCTCGGCAAGGCGGATGTCGCCGGTCTCCTGCGCGACATGGCCGACGAGATCGCCGAATGGGACCGCGCGACGCGACTTGCCGAAAAGCTCGATCATGTCGCTGCGACCATGGCCTGCCACGGCTCGGTGCGGGCCGGCCGGCGTCTCAGGGTTGAGGAGATGGATGCCCTGCTGCGGGAGATGGAGGCGACGCCGTCGTCAGGCCAGTGCAACCATGGCCGTCCCACCTTCGTGTCGCTCAAACTCTCTGATATCGAAAGGCTTTTTGGTCGCCGGTGA
- a CDS encoding SLC13 family permease has translation MGFELGASAPYVALLLVFLMLVAFATEKFPPESIAISGTAVVLVLGLIDTGDLLGVMSNSAPVTIIAMFMVSAALVRTGVLDSVIARLLSLSKYGNWLVISGFVFFVMVASAFVNNTPLVVMMIPLTISLAQRLGIAESKLLMPLSFTAILGGTVTLIGTSTNILVDGVATQNGIKPFTLFEITPLGIVSGIVGCLYLILAGRFLLPDRQTVTSLSSSGRKPQFLVEVLVAHDSPMIGQHPQKIPLFSGSDRRVVDVVRGDASLRRDMKSVELMAGDIVVLKSSVSDVMSIRERQDVDIHQPEAVEPVGARATVVVEALLGPGARLLGRTLREARLRRRYGVYPMALHRHGSNIAERLEDVRLQVGDSLLIEGAPEDLRRLADDLGLVNLNETRERAVRHGKAPFAALALLFVVVGSAMGLMPVAGLAWIAVAFVLVTRSIDADEALQAVDWRIIILILMMLAFGKSLENTGAINIIVDFVEPWFRDLPPHVVLGLFYLLTVFLTEIVTNNAVAVVMTPVGITLAHQLGYDPRAFVVAVMFAASACFATPIGYQTNTLVYSAGGYKFMDFVKVGLPLNLLIGIVNVLLAPLLWPL, from the coding sequence ATGGGTTTTGAACTCGGTGCCTCTGCACCTTATGTCGCGCTGCTGCTGGTCTTCCTGATGCTGGTTGCCTTCGCGACGGAGAAGTTCCCGCCTGAATCTATTGCTATTTCCGGCACCGCCGTCGTTCTCGTTCTCGGGTTGATCGACACCGGGGATCTCCTGGGCGTGATGTCGAACAGCGCGCCGGTGACCATCATCGCGATGTTCATGGTCAGCGCCGCGCTCGTGCGCACCGGTGTCCTCGACAGTGTGATCGCCCGCCTTCTCTCCCTCTCCAAATACGGCAACTGGCTCGTCATCTCCGGTTTTGTGTTCTTCGTCATGGTGGCGTCGGCCTTCGTGAACAACACGCCGCTGGTCGTGATGATGATCCCGCTGACGATCTCGCTGGCCCAGCGTCTCGGTATCGCAGAATCCAAGCTGCTGATGCCGCTGTCCTTCACGGCGATCCTCGGTGGCACGGTGACCCTGATCGGGACGTCCACGAACATTCTCGTCGATGGTGTCGCCACGCAGAACGGGATCAAGCCGTTCACGCTCTTCGAGATCACGCCGCTCGGCATCGTCAGCGGCATTGTCGGCTGCCTCTATCTGATTCTCGCGGGCCGATTTTTGTTGCCTGACCGCCAGACCGTGACGAGCCTGTCGAGTTCCGGTCGCAAGCCCCAGTTCCTCGTCGAAGTGCTGGTGGCCCACGATTCTCCGATGATCGGCCAGCATCCGCAGAAGATTCCGCTCTTTTCCGGCTCCGATCGCCGCGTCGTGGACGTCGTCCGCGGCGATGCCTCCTTGCGCCGGGACATGAAGTCGGTGGAACTGATGGCCGGCGACATCGTCGTGCTGAAGTCGTCCGTCTCCGACGTCATGTCGATCCGCGAGCGCCAGGATGTCGACATTCACCAGCCGGAAGCGGTCGAGCCCGTCGGCGCCCGAGCGACGGTCGTCGTCGAGGCCCTGCTCGGGCCGGGCGCCCGCCTGCTGGGGCGGACCTTGCGCGAGGCGCGCCTGCGCCGTCGTTACGGTGTCTATCCGATGGCCCTGCACCGGCACGGCAGCAACATTGCCGAGCGGCTCGAGGACGTTCGTCTGCAGGTCGGCGATTCCCTTCTGATCGAGGGGGCACCCGAAGATCTCCGCCGCCTCGCCGACGATCTCGGGCTCGTCAACCTCAACGAAACGCGCGAGCGGGCGGTGCGCCATGGCAAGGCGCCCTTTGCGGCGCTGGCGCTGCTCTTCGTGGTCGTTGGATCGGCCATGGGCCTCATGCCTGTCGCGGGCCTTGCCTGGATCGCCGTTGCATTCGTCCTGGTAACGCGCTCGATCGACGCCGACGAGGCGCTGCAGGCGGTCGACTGGCGGATCATCATCCTGATCCTGATGATGCTGGCCTTCGGCAAGTCGCTGGAAAACACCGGGGCGATCAACATCATTGTCGATTTCGTCGAGCCTTGGTTCCGGGACCTGCCGCCGCACGTCGTGCTCGGGCTCTTCTATCTGCTGACCGTGTTCCTCACGGAAATCGTCACCAACAATGCGGTCGCCGTGGTGATGACCCCCGTCGGCATCACGCTGGCCCATCAACTCGGCTATGACCCGCGCGCCTTTGTGGTCGCCGTCATGTTCGCCGCGAGCGCCTGCTTTGCGACCCCGATCGGCTACCAGACCAACACGCTTGTCTACTCGGCCGGCGGCTACAAGTTCATGGATTTCGTCAAGGTCGGGCTGCCGCTCAATCTCCTGATCGGCATTGTCAATGTGCTGCTGGCTCCGCTTCTCTGGCCGCTTTGA
- the rsmD gene encoding 16S rRNA (guanine(966)-N(2))-methyltransferase RsmD: MRIVGGRFRGHGLASPTSNAIRPTSDRLRESLFNILEHSFDDPVTDARVMDVFAGTGALGFEAMSRGAKACLFVEEAVEARGLIRRNQESLGLMGATRIFRRDATRMGSVGPAEPYTLAFLDPPYGKGLAEKALSSLIAGGWLKPGALIVVEEAAAADLTLPGEIELLDERTFGETQIRFGRLGPA, from the coding sequence ATGCGGATCGTCGGCGGCCGCTTTCGCGGCCACGGGCTCGCATCGCCCACCTCCAACGCCATCCGGCCGACCAGCGACCGATTGCGCGAGAGCCTCTTCAACATCCTGGAACACAGCTTCGACGATCCGGTGACAGACGCGCGGGTGATGGATGTCTTTGCCGGCACCGGCGCGCTTGGCTTCGAGGCGATGAGCCGCGGGGCAAAGGCCTGTCTCTTCGTGGAAGAAGCCGTGGAGGCGCGCGGCCTGATCCGGCGCAACCAGGAAAGCCTCGGCCTGATGGGTGCGACGCGCATCTTCCGGCGCGATGCGACGCGGATGGGATCGGTCGGTCCGGCCGAGCCCTACACCCTCGCCTTCCTCGACCCCCCCTATGGCAAGGGCCTTGCGGAAAAGGCGCTTTCCAGCCTGATTGCAGGGGGGTGGCTGAAGCCGGGCGCCCTCATCGTCGTCGAGGAGGCCGCTGCTGCCGACCTCACGCTACCCGGCGAGATCGAATTGCTCGACGAGCGGACCTTCGGCGAGACGCAAATCCGGTTCGGGCGCCTCGGCCCGGCTTGA
- a CDS encoding pseudouridine synthase: protein MNNAKTSSQDAGDDSGERIAKVMARAGLCSRREAETWITAGRVAVNGRVLETPAVTVTASDAITVDGEPLPGREATRLWLYHKPKGLVTTSRDPEGRPTVFERLPDGLPRVVSVGRLDINTEGLLLLTNDGGLARVLELPKTGWLRRYRVRCFGAVEESQLAALAHGVAIDGVLYGAVEASLDRKKGDNVWLTIGLREGKNREVKNILGHLGLEVNRLIRISFGPFQLNEIPVGSVEEVPRKVLRDQLGERLIEEAGADFSLPELPIKRRKPEEPVAKVGAKPMRAPNAKASAKRRAADLDHETERKPAPAGRRGTLSLKGGAAASGAKGQASAGRPAKTKAGGRAPKGEAIAVAPRRKPAPKGGRKGG, encoded by the coding sequence ATGAACAACGCAAAAACATCTTCACAAGACGCAGGCGACGACAGCGGCGAGCGCATCGCCAAGGTGATGGCGCGCGCCGGGCTCTGCTCGCGCCGCGAGGCTGAAACCTGGATTACCGCCGGGCGGGTCGCGGTCAACGGCCGGGTACTGGAGACGCCGGCGGTCACCGTGACCGCCTCCGACGCCATCACGGTGGACGGCGAACCCCTGCCCGGCCGCGAGGCCACGCGGCTCTGGCTCTATCACAAGCCGAAGGGGCTGGTGACCACGAGCCGCGATCCGGAAGGCCGGCCAACGGTGTTCGAGCGGCTGCCGGACGGGTTGCCGCGCGTCGTTTCCGTCGGACGGCTCGACATCAACACCGAGGGCCTGCTGCTTCTGACCAATGACGGCGGCCTTGCCCGCGTCCTGGAACTGCCGAAGACCGGCTGGCTGCGCCGCTACCGCGTGCGCTGCTTCGGCGCTGTCGAGGAGAGCCAGCTGGCGGCTCTCGCGCATGGCGTTGCCATCGACGGCGTGCTCTATGGCGCGGTGGAGGCGAGCCTCGACCGCAAGAAGGGCGACAACGTCTGGCTCACCATCGGCCTTCGCGAAGGCAAGAACCGCGAGGTGAAGAACATTCTCGGGCACCTCGGACTGGAGGTGAACCGGCTGATCCGCATTTCCTTCGGTCCCTTCCAGCTCAACGAAATTCCGGTGGGCAGCGTCGAGGAAGTGCCGCGGAAGGTGCTGCGCGACCAGCTCGGCGAGCGCCTGATCGAGGAGGCCGGAGCTGACTTCTCGCTGCCGGAGCTGCCGATCAAGCGGCGCAAGCCGGAGGAGCCCGTCGCCAAGGTAGGCGCAAAGCCGATGCGGGCGCCCAATGCCAAGGCGAGTGCCAAGCGACGCGCCGCCGATCTCGACCATGAGACGGAACGCAAGCCTGCGCCGGCCGGCCGCCGCGGAACGCTATCGCTCAAGGGCGGCGCAGCCGCGTCCGGCGCGAAGGGCCAGGCCTCTGCCGGCAGACCGGCGAAAACCAAGGCCGGCGGCCGGGCGCCCAAGGGCGAGGCGATTGCCGTCGCACCGCGGCGCAAGCCAGCGCCGAAGGGCGGTCGGAAGGGCGGCTGA